The Thunnus albacares chromosome 13, fThuAlb1.1, whole genome shotgun sequence genome segment tatttgatgAGCATTACattgcatttgatttgtgtCCTGGATTAGaggtttcagcaccatggagagagacagacaaagggGTTGGGCTTGGACGTTTCAGCCCCTTGGATAGCGACAAGTGAGACCGGTTTGAACTCAGTGAACGTGCCTCTGAATACCCTAACAACCACGCCAAACACCCTGGCAACCATCTAGCCAAATCCCATGACATGAAATTCACTACATTGCAATAAAATAATGACACTCTAACAATCTACCTAAACAATGATAAAGCATCTACCAACATCCTAGAGGCAACATAATGCAGCAACCACCTAGCAATGCTAACAACCATTTagcaaacacaaataaaccCCTAGTCCAAGCGAATTTTGTTCAGGCAATAGGCACACACTTTCTTCACAAATTTTTGCCTTTTCTAATTTTAGTTCACATACTGGGGAAAATTGCTTTTCCATGCCACAGTCAGCTATCCTGCCCGACTGTCTCACAGCCATTAAGGCATTCCAGTGATAAGCAGCTTCTTTCAATCACGGAGCCCAGTGTGTGTTCCTGTGCCAGGGCAGCGtgattgaaatattttctgtgcCTCTGAGGTTAATAGAGTTAATGAAGATCAAAGACTCATGTCTGGGCAGGATAATTAGTATGCTGTCAGAATGAAAACGCTCCATGAATACATGAACTATGACTCTGTCTATCTATATAGACAAGTAACACAGTTATCAACAAGTGGGCCCAGGCGGTGAGCTAAGGTGTACCTAGAGACTTTGTTCAGATATAAAGAAAATGTTATGATTAACCATGACTAACAAATGTATTCCATAGAAACAACCAAAAGCACGTTCCATGAACTCATTTAAGTTTTCCCATTAACATCCATCAGCCGTTAATGCGTCTAGAAAGCATGCAATTCAGCTTTCTTTGAAATATTACAGGGTTTTCATGGCATTTAAAAGCAATCAGCAGTTATGTGTGACTTAGAAAGATCAATTGCTTTATCATCATTTGTTCTAGGAAATAGTAATgtagttttctttctttttttattatgtaatgTCTTGTGATTGGTGGTTTTTGAGGCCTTAAGCTTATAGAGAAGTGAATTCCctatatataatatgtaaaatgtataatagataaatatattgGTAATTTGAGGACAGTCAGTAAAGTCATCTCTGTATCCCTTAGATTTTTTGCTCAGATTCTCAGATAATTGTTTAGCATACACAATTTTGTATGATAATTTGTATGTGGCATTATGTCAACAATATTAAAATCGGTGGCTTCAAATTCTAATATTGAAAGTAATCCCACGTATCAGTCTCACACAAATTTGATATAATCCTTAAACCAAGAAAGTTGTTTCAAGTCACATTCTCGTTTTTAATCCTCCCTCCTCAACTCTCTTAATTCTAACTCTCAATAACTTTCATCTCTCCATAAGATGTCCTGTTAAGTTGTGCTTCAGAGCATAAAAAGAGGAAAGGTGAAGAATTTCAAAGCTCTGACAAGAACACTGACAGCACCATCCAGGTGAAGAGAAATTACACAAGAGCGCATGACAGGAGACCTAAGGTTGTGACTCGCAGGAAGACGGTCAAGAAGACAGGAAGTAAGAACATTTCCATGGAACCAAGAAGTGACACCGGCTGCACCAAATTGGGAGGCATCTGCCAGCCTAAACGATTCATCTGCCAAGGCCAATACCTGAAAGACAAATGTTCAAGGGCTAAAACACAAAACCGGCAGTGTTGTATGCCAGGTAGGTATAGTGACACGGCTGCATGCAAATATAACAGACGCTAACTTTAGATGAGAAATCCCCAGCACTTCACTACTTTAGATACGTCTTTCATACacagttacacaaacacaccgctGCTCTTCGCAAAATAGGGATTAAAAGGGTCACGGActgttcttttctgtttgagtCATGAAAATGAGGATGCGAGGCTGTATCACTATCTGACACACCACTGATATTAAAGACATcaataaatgacatttgaatagtgtgtttctgctgtaatTGGCcttatttcaaaatgaatagAACATAGGGTGACTCAGACTCAGTggattttaaaagctttttttttaaatataatttttacgCTTGGCCTTTTGGAATGCAatttaacgttttttttttaatggtgtaTTTTGGGAAGAAACATATTggactttttaaatgttctaacagttcatttttttcctgtctctGTAGTTGGAGCCTGGAGCGTCCTTTGTGCTGGccaccacaacaacagagtgAGGGCGTGCGATGTGCATGGCTGTGGAGCTTTCAACTCCAGAGGGTGACTCTTTCTGATCTGATTTTTATGCTTAAGCTTCAGAAGATAAATCCACGCTGCAACATGAGACAGAGTAGATGCAAATCAGTCAATAATGCAGTATTTCCAGTGTTGCATACTCTCCAAAACGGTTCCCTCTGTGGCTTCTGAAGCATCTTTCTGTGTGAGCTGAGAGAGTTATGAGGTAGTTTGGCATGACAAATTGAGCTCcgcaaaacaaagaaattgagAGGCTAAAGAATTTTAACAACTAGTAATCATTTAtagtcatttcatttcatggcATAGCACATACCAACCCAATCTGTGATGGGTCTATACTAAAGGGACAGGAGAGGTCAAAGTTTTATTGATGACCAGTCCAGCTTTCTCTGAGAGGAGGGCTGGCTTTCTGTGGGCAAAGAATGTTTGGCAGCTAGGGGGAAATCTCCAGGGTCTCTATCAGTATGGTTTAAGTGTTCCTCTGTGTTATGCTCCCTATGTTGTGATTTATCCTTTTGAAAAAACACACTATGCCAAAAGTTCATACAGAGTGCATTTTAGGAAGAAAAATAACACCccctgaaaatcttgtttttttccaacttcCAATGTTTTAACTTTGACCTATTCCAACCAAACTCAGAAGTGATGCTGGGTGTGGGCAGAGGTGAACTGATTTTCAACCTGAGAGGGCAGTGAAATACTGCTTTTCAGCGaggtgttaagttactcttggagtttttctttttttttttaaacattttttgtccAATCTACCATATTTTACATATCTGACATTTCATATGGTTGGGTCTTCTGTGAATATGAGcactaaaactgaaaaaaggtaTTTCCAGTTTTAACAGGCATGTATTGTTTACAACTAAAACTTTAGATTAGCTACATCTGACCAAGTGAAATGGGCCGTTTGTGATGGCTTAATGCCAGTCTTTTCTGTTGCTCCTCTTACAGTGGTAAAGGCTTCCATAAAGCAGTGGACTTGGTGTGTGATGACTATGGTATTGTCAACGCTCCATTCTCAGGCTCTCTGGCGGGTCCAGTGAGTCAAAAAGACCATGCTGGAATTCAGTATGATGGGGTCAAACTTCTCAACGATGGTAAGAAGGATAAGATGTTGATACAGTACTTGAGAATgagtgagaggagagataaAATTCTGAGGATCCTCAACAGCAATTTAAAATTTGAGGATCCACTCTGAAAATGCTTAATCAACTAATCTTGACATACTATAGAGGTCACTGTTAGAATCAAGATTTTTGAGAGCATCTGTTcagtgaaaaaaggaaaagtaaagAGTTCATTCTTACTTTGATACTAATGATAACTGTATAATaataagagtctacagctatgctagtggctctgtgaggcagCCAGCATGCTAATTGTAAAGACAACCAAACTGTTAACCAAACTATCATTGATAAACCAAAGAATTGGATAAATTGACAGTTTGACCTTATGATGatgttgtcaagacatttcactctcaGCTACAATCGTCCCCATGTTGGTGGCATCAGAGAAAAAAGTCATTGGATTAATCaaatcattaggattcatcatctgggaaccatgagtGTCTATACAGAATGTTGCGCCAATCCATttagtagatgttgagatattccACCATGTAATTGGGGGATCACCAAAgacattaggattcatcttctgggcaccatgaatgtctgcacagaTTTTCATGGCAGTCAATCATAAGGTTTTCAGGTAGGTTCCACCTAAAAGTCATCTGTTTTTTGctacaatgaaaaataatgaaaaagcaTGCTTTATTAAAGccactgcagccttgtagtGCTACCTCTACAAGTAAATTCCTGTGATCTATAGTGTATAGGACCATGGTTGGGGCAAAGGCAATGCTAGGTTATTATGGTGGAGGCGGGATGAAAAGAATGAGTGATTTAGATGGATAAGTCAAGGTGCTGGAGAGGGAGGCTGAGATTCCACTGAACTCCTGGTTGCCTTTAACACCAGGATCCAGCTGCATGTGAAACCCCATCAAAGGCTGTTCATGAATGATGACCCCCACTAAGGGCCATCATTACAGTACAAAGCAATGCATCAGCTTTTACGTGTTTGTGTCGATGGAGCCAGCCAAAACAACACGCACATGCCTTggcaatatatatttttgtctgtaTATGCGCTCGTGTGCGTGAGTGTATTTTGAAAGCATCCTGAGTTGATAAGGCACTGGAATGATAAGTAAACATCATTAGTCCTCATTCTGCCTCAACCCCTAATTGAACTGTATTATCAGAAGAACACATGTACTGTCAGCTCCTTTCATCTCCGGGTAAAGCAGAGACATGATTAGACATCACAGAGGCACATTACCTCGCCATGATACCCACACTAATGCTGAGACACTAATCATTAGGAGCTCATAGGATTTAATGACCGTGTTGAGTTTGCTGTGGCCTAGCCCACTTTTGGGTTGTTTGTTTCTAAGTCAGCATCTTccttgtttttgtctgctgaaaGGTGAAAAGGAGAGGGTAAGACTATTATTATTTAGAGTCTTTAGCCATCGTTGATCCATTTAGGATTATAAATGAGCAATTATAAGCTGTTTATCTCCACATTTCATATTATCTGTAAGGCTTAAGAGCATTTTCATTGACACAGGTGTACTGTGCATTTGT includes the following:
- the LOC122995937 gene encoding leukocyte cell-derived chemotaxin-2-like; this encodes MRMLLRVCLIAALLVCYVLLSCASEHKKRKGEEFQSSDKNTDSTIQVKRNYTRAHDRRPKVVTRRKTVKKTGSKNISMEPRSDTGCTKLGGICQPKRFICQGQYLKDKCSRAKTQNRQCCMPVGAWSVLCAGHHNNRVRACDVHGCGAFNSRGGKGFHKAVDLVCDDYGIVNAPFSGSLAGPVSQKDHAGIQYDGVKLLNDVHCVKIFNIRPYRYIGPAAQGEPLGYVLPLQERFSGITSHLELQMCDGTDPSPLI